The following proteins are encoded in a genomic region of Synechococcus sp. CBW1002:
- a CDS encoding efflux RND transporter permease subunit gives MKSVSDPFLRRPVLTLVCSLLVLLIGFVSLAGLPVENLPPIAPGRVSVRASYPGAGPEVVEQGVTSLLEKQLNGLERLDAIRSVSSSNGSLITLSFEGGDPEINQINTQNEATVVARQLPAQVVRLGVQVRRSSDDLLMVLSFSADRSQYDDAFLSGWVEQTVRDRLHRVNGVGEVALFGGSSLAFRLWLDPAALEERNLTIKDISDALEDQNVLATLGQVGEAPSPADQLVTLPLRMEGRLRSVAELEQLVVARSGNGGITQLREVGRVELGSESYDTIATNLAGDAVVAIGVFQRDGSNAMEVSRAVNAALDELRPRFPPGVELQLIVDEADNVRASIDQTVVSLRDAVLLVFLVLMLGLGNSRLALITAAAVPVALVGSLSVLLATGTSINTLSLFGMVLATGLVVDDAIVVSEDIGRRLENGTPPMQAAREAMHELGGAVIATSLVLVVVFLPILTLSGSLGRLYAPIAIAISAAIVFSTFNALTFTPVAASRLLHAERREPAWLARWITPPQRWLEALEAPYGRWLDRVMASPRAVLAVLLVGLLCTGWALQQRPTAFIPQEDGGQLRAAVVLPDGAALPQTQQVMEQVRQVIAAEPLVASGNFYAGRSFGDSSPNKGSVFLRLRPIEERRSADQSSAAVVKRLNAALRGQVRNGLVQLSEAPTVRGFSSEGGLELELLDTSGGQLSLSDFQRQAEAFIAEAQASGLFERVSTRFTADSPRLLLVPDRLQMASLGVKLSDVVDTLGASFGSEYVNDSFESDEVRRVIVQLDGRHRRDQTDVLSLRVRNRDGRLIPLAQLVRVEQDTGPTTINHSRLARAISIRALPKAGVSTGQAMAELERLGKSQGNSTDLEWAGLAREERKAGGGNLRVFALGVVVMVLVLAGLYENFADPFIILITVPLALLGAVLGLALRGLPLDVYGQMGLLVLVSLAAKNGILIVEFANQRLAEGMDLQAAIHGAALARVRPILLTAISSLAGFLPLLFASGAGSASRISIGTVVFFGLLVATVLTLFVVPVIYRLVKGWERRRLQPRSSAL, from the coding sequence TTGAAGTCGGTCTCCGATCCCTTCCTGCGCCGCCCGGTGCTCACCCTGGTCTGCAGCCTGTTGGTGCTGCTGATCGGCTTCGTCAGCCTGGCGGGCCTGCCGGTTGAAAATCTGCCTCCGATCGCGCCGGGTCGGGTGTCCGTGAGGGCCAGTTATCCCGGTGCGGGCCCCGAGGTGGTGGAACAGGGGGTCACCAGCCTGCTGGAGAAGCAGCTCAACGGCCTGGAGCGACTCGATGCGATCCGCTCGGTGAGTTCCTCCAACGGCAGCCTGATCACTCTCTCGTTCGAGGGTGGTGATCCGGAGATCAACCAGATCAACACTCAGAATGAAGCCACGGTGGTGGCGCGGCAGTTGCCGGCCCAGGTGGTGCGTCTTGGCGTTCAGGTGCGCCGCAGCTCCGATGATCTGCTGATGGTGCTGAGCTTCAGTGCCGACCGCAGCCAGTACGACGACGCGTTTCTGAGTGGCTGGGTGGAGCAGACGGTGCGCGACCGCCTGCATCGGGTGAACGGCGTGGGGGAGGTGGCCCTGTTCGGTGGCAGCTCCCTGGCCTTCCGGCTCTGGCTCGACCCTGCGGCCCTGGAGGAGCGCAACCTCACGATCAAGGACATCAGCGACGCTCTCGAAGACCAGAACGTGCTCGCCACGCTGGGTCAGGTCGGAGAAGCACCATCGCCCGCCGATCAGCTTGTCACCCTGCCTCTGCGCATGGAGGGCCGGCTGCGCAGTGTCGCCGAGTTGGAGCAACTGGTGGTGGCACGCAGTGGCAACGGCGGCATCACCCAGTTGCGCGAGGTGGGGCGGGTGGAGCTTGGCAGTGAGTCGTACGACACGATCGCCACCAACCTGGCCGGCGATGCCGTGGTGGCGATCGGGGTGTTTCAGCGCGACGGCAGCAATGCCATGGAGGTGAGTCGAGCGGTGAATGCCGCTCTCGATGAATTGCGGCCGCGCTTTCCTCCCGGGGTGGAGCTGCAGCTGATCGTGGATGAAGCCGACAACGTGCGGGCCAGCATCGACCAGACGGTGGTCAGCCTGCGGGATGCCGTGCTGCTGGTCTTCCTGGTGCTGATGCTCGGCCTGGGCAACAGCCGCCTGGCTCTGATCACTGCCGCAGCGGTGCCGGTGGCCCTGGTGGGATCCCTCAGCGTGCTGCTGGCAACCGGCACCTCGATCAATACCCTCAGCCTGTTCGGCATGGTGCTGGCCACCGGCCTGGTGGTGGACGACGCCATTGTGGTGAGTGAGGACATCGGCCGACGGCTCGAGAACGGCACCCCGCCGATGCAGGCGGCCCGCGAAGCCATGCACGAACTGGGTGGGGCCGTAATCGCCACCTCGCTCGTGCTGGTGGTGGTGTTCCTGCCGATCCTCACCCTGTCGGGAAGCCTGGGTCGCCTCTATGCCCCGATCGCCATTGCGATCAGCGCGGCGATCGTGTTCTCCACCTTCAACGCCCTCACCTTCACCCCAGTGGCCGCCAGCCGGCTGCTTCACGCCGAGCGGCGTGAGCCCGCCTGGCTGGCCCGCTGGATCACCCCTCCCCAGCGCTGGCTCGAGGCGCTGGAAGCTCCCTACGGCCGCTGGCTGGATCGGGTCATGGCCAGTCCCCGGGCGGTGCTGGCCGTTCTGCTGGTTGGTCTGCTCTGCACCGGGTGGGCCCTGCAGCAGCGGCCTACGGCCTTCATCCCCCAGGAAGATGGCGGCCAGTTGCGTGCTGCGGTGGTGCTGCCCGATGGCGCCGCCCTGCCCCAGACCCAGCAGGTGATGGAGCAGGTGCGTCAGGTGATCGCCGCGGAACCGCTGGTGGCCAGCGGGAATTTCTATGCCGGTCGCTCCTTCGGAGACAGCAGTCCGAACAAGGGCAGTGTGTTCCTGCGGCTGCGACCGATCGAGGAGCGGCGCTCCGCGGATCAGAGCAGCGCCGCCGTGGTGAAACGTCTTAATGCAGCTCTGCGCGGACAGGTGCGCAACGGTCTGGTGCAACTCAGCGAGGCCCCCACGGTGCGGGGGTTCAGCAGCGAGGGCGGCCTGGAGCTGGAACTGCTCGATACCAGTGGCGGGCAGCTGAGCCTGAGCGATTTCCAGCGGCAGGCTGAGGCCTTCATTGCCGAAGCTCAGGCCAGTGGGCTGTTCGAGAGGGTGTCGACCCGGTTCACCGCCGATTCGCCCCGCTTGCTGCTGGTGCCCGACCGGCTGCAGATGGCGTCGTTGGGGGTGAAGTTGTCCGATGTGGTGGACACGCTCGGTGCCAGCTTCGGCAGTGAATACGTCAACGACAGCTTCGAGAGCGACGAGGTGCGCCGGGTGATTGTGCAGCTCGATGGTCGTCATCGCCGCGATCAGACCGATGTGCTCTCCCTGCGCGTGCGCAACCGCGACGGACGGCTTATCCCCCTGGCCCAGCTGGTGAGGGTCGAACAGGACACCGGACCCACCACGATCAACCACAGCCGTCTGGCGCGTGCCATCTCGATTCGCGCCCTGCCCAAGGCGGGGGTGAGCACGGGCCAGGCGATGGCAGAACTGGAGAGGCTGGGCAAGAGCCAGGGCAACAGCACCGATCTCGAATGGGCTGGACTGGCACGGGAGGAGCGCAAGGCAGGCGGAGGAAATCTGCGGGTGTTCGCCCTGGGGGTGGTGGTGATGGTGCTGGTGTTAGCCGGCCTGTACGAGAACTTCGCCGACCCGTTCATCATCCTGATCACCGTGCCTCTGGCTTTGCTGGGGGCGGTGCTGGGCCTGGCCCTGCGAGGCCTGCCGCTGGATGTCTATGGCCAGATGGGCCTGCTGGTGCTGGTCAGCCTGGCCGCGAAGAACGGCATTCTTATCGTGGAGTTCGCCAACCAACGGCTGGCTGAAGGAATGGACCTGCAGGCGGCGATCCACGGCGCCGCCCTGGCAAGGGTGCGACCGATCCTGCTCACGGCGATCTCCTCGCTGGCAGGATTTCTGCCGTTGCTGTTTGCCAGTGGTGCCGGCTCAGCCAGTCGCATCAGCATTGGCACCGTGGTGTTCTTTGGCCTGCTGGTGGCCACAGTGCTGACCCTGTTCGTGGTGCCGGTGATCTACCGACTGGTGAAGGGCTGGGAGCGCCGCCGTCTGCAGCCCCGCAGTTCAGCTCTCTAG
- a CDS encoding DUF3136 domain-containing protein, with translation MTSVKPLTGVSQTLTIGELEANYSLYCKAMRLLLKEGKAIEMIKRTVCWSRLEQLHTCLPSRYKSPDYLYVVLKRDIG, from the coding sequence ATGACCAGCGTCAAGCCCCTCACAGGAGTGTCTCAGACTCTCACCATCGGGGAGCTGGAAGCCAATTATTCCCTCTATTGCAAGGCCATGCGCCTGCTGCTCAAGGAGGGCAAGGCGATTGAAATGATCAAACGCACCGTCTGCTGGAGTCGCCTCGAGCAATTGCATACCTGTCTGCCCAGCCGCTACAAGTCGCCCGATTACCTCTATGTCGTTCTGAAGCGCGACATCGGCTGA
- a CDS encoding bifunctional orotidine-5'-phosphate decarboxylase/orotate phosphoribosyltransferase produces the protein MGFFVSLTEAIAENQSLLVTGLDPNPEMLQNWVQRRGMAGRSFLSQARYWIKEVVEATSTHVCAYKPSLGFYQALGPIGLELLREVRELVPLSIPLIIDAKHGDLNTSSALAHYLFRDLGADAVTLSPLAGQDIAAPFLLHPSRAVVVTCHSSNAAARVLQHYPDETNPLYLRIVRECQLWATPEQLLLEVGTSDPEILARVRQEAPERFLILRSLWGEEERLEALLQAGLTAAADGLLLPLPQNLLVEDDIGPRAEQLKLRIEEQRLRCLEARPIGGDGSCQLWLPQPEAAVDPMEELIVDLFDIGCLLFGEYVQASGAVFNYYIDLRQIISDPNLFHRVLHAYAEVIEGLPFDRIAGIPYGSLPTATGLSLQLHKPLIYPRKEVKAHGARRLIEGDFDPGDRVLVVDDILITGRSVLEGIGKLESSGLIVDDVVVFIDHGGVADSSARERLDAAGVRCHAVLDIDRITAALRAVGRIGETELAVLEHRTPVTASVP, from the coding sequence GTGGGCTTTTTCGTTTCCCTCACCGAAGCCATCGCCGAGAACCAGTCGCTGCTGGTGACCGGGCTGGACCCCAACCCGGAGATGTTGCAGAACTGGGTGCAGCGCCGTGGCATGGCGGGCCGCTCCTTCCTCAGTCAGGCCCGCTACTGGATCAAGGAGGTGGTCGAGGCCACCTCCACCCATGTCTGCGCCTACAAGCCCAGCCTCGGCTTCTACCAGGCGCTCGGTCCGATCGGCCTGGAGCTGCTGCGCGAGGTGCGTGAGCTCGTGCCGCTCAGCATCCCCTTGATCATCGACGCCAAGCACGGCGATCTCAACACCTCCTCGGCCCTGGCGCATTACCTGTTCCGCGATCTGGGGGCCGACGCCGTGACCCTCTCCCCCCTGGCCGGTCAGGACATCGCCGCCCCGTTTCTGCTGCATCCCTCCCGGGCGGTGGTGGTGACCTGCCACAGCTCCAACGCCGCCGCGCGGGTGCTGCAGCACTATCCCGACGAGACCAATCCGCTCTATCTGCGCATCGTGCGCGAGTGCCAACTCTGGGCGACGCCGGAGCAGTTGCTGCTGGAGGTGGGCACCAGTGATCCGGAGATCCTGGCGCGGGTGCGCCAGGAGGCGCCGGAGCGGTTTCTGATCCTGCGCAGCCTCTGGGGGGAGGAGGAGCGCCTGGAGGCACTGCTGCAGGCCGGCCTCACCGCCGCGGCCGATGGCCTGCTGCTGCCGCTGCCCCAGAACCTGCTGGTGGAAGACGACATCGGCCCGCGGGCCGAGCAGCTCAAGCTCCGCATCGAGGAACAGCGGTTGCGTTGCCTTGAAGCCCGACCGATCGGCGGTGATGGCTCCTGCCAGCTGTGGTTACCGCAGCCCGAGGCGGCCGTGGATCCGATGGAGGAGTTGATCGTGGATCTCTTTGATATCGGTTGCCTGCTGTTCGGTGAGTACGTGCAGGCTTCGGGGGCCGTGTTCAATTACTACATCGACCTGCGTCAGATCATCTCTGATCCCAATCTCTTTCACCGGGTTCTGCATGCCTATGCCGAGGTCATCGAGGGGCTGCCGTTTGATCGCATCGCCGGCATTCCCTATGGATCTCTGCCCACGGCCACTGGGTTGTCGCTGCAGCTGCACAAACCACTGATTTATCCCCGCAAGGAAGTGAAGGCCCACGGAGCTCGCCGCTTGATCGAGGGGGATTTCGATCCCGGTGATCGTGTGCTGGTGGTCGACGACATTCTGATCACCGGCCGTAGTGTGCTGGAAGGCATCGGCAAGCTTGAAAGTTCGGGTCTGATCGTTGACGACGTTGTCGTGTTCATCGACCACGGCGGTGTCGCCGATTCCAGCGCCCGCGAGCGGCTTGATGCGGCTGGAGTCCGTTGCCATGCCGTGCTGGACATCGATCGCATCACCGCGGCCCTGCGGGCTGTGGGCCGCATCGGTGAGACCGAGCTGGCGGTGCTCGAGCACAGGACGCCAGTCACGGCCTCGGTGCCCTGA
- the pyrC gene encoding dihydroorotase, translating into MAVERLTIRQPDDWHVHLRDGAMLQAVVSDTARQFARAIVMPNLRPPITTVAAARAYRERIQAALPDGCTFTPLLTAYLTDTIDPAEIAAGFADGVFTACKLYPAHATTNSAAGVTDPAAIAPVLETMERIGMPLLIHGEVTEASIDIFDREAVFIERHLQPLLQRHPALKVVLEHITTADAVDFVRGTPANLAATITPHHLHINRNAMFSGGLRPDFYCLPVAKRELHRLALRAAAVSGDPRFFLGTDSAPHGRAAKETSCGCAGIFNAPWALESYAQVFDQEKALDRFEAFASVFGPRFYGLPLNEGTITLERVPQPIPAQLHRNDAAGRAIELVPFHAGETLPWRLATPLAHAIAAG; encoded by the coding sequence ATGGCTGTCGAGCGCCTCACGATCCGTCAGCCCGACGACTGGCATGTGCATCTGCGCGACGGCGCCATGTTGCAGGCCGTGGTGTCCGACACGGCGCGGCAGTTCGCCCGGGCGATCGTGATGCCCAACCTGCGGCCGCCGATCACCACGGTGGCGGCGGCCCGGGCCTACCGCGAACGCATCCAGGCGGCCCTTCCGGATGGATGCACGTTCACGCCGCTGCTCACCGCCTACCTCACCGACACGATCGATCCGGCAGAGATTGCGGCCGGCTTCGCCGACGGTGTGTTCACGGCCTGCAAGCTCTATCCGGCCCACGCCACCACGAATTCGGCGGCGGGAGTCACCGATCCCGCGGCGATCGCGCCGGTGCTGGAGACCATGGAGCGGATCGGCATGCCCCTGCTGATCCATGGCGAGGTCACCGAGGCCTCGATCGACATCTTTGATCGCGAGGCGGTCTTCATCGAGCGCCATCTGCAGCCGCTGTTGCAGCGCCATCCCGCTCTGAAGGTGGTGCTGGAACACATCACCACCGCGGATGCGGTGGATTTCGTGCGCGGGACGCCCGCCAATCTGGCGGCCACGATCACACCGCACCATCTGCACATCAACCGCAACGCCATGTTCAGCGGTGGCCTGCGGCCGGATTTCTACTGCCTGCCGGTGGCCAAACGGGAGCTCCATCGCCTCGCCCTGCGGGCCGCGGCCGTCTCCGGTGACCCCCGCTTTTTCCTGGGAACCGATTCGGCGCCCCACGGTCGCGCCGCCAAGGAAACGTCCTGCGGCTGCGCCGGCATCTTCAACGCACCCTGGGCCCTGGAGAGCTACGCCCAGGTGTTTGATCAGGAGAAGGCGCTCGATCGGTTCGAGGCCTTTGCCTCGGTGTTCGGTCCCCGCTTCTACGGCCTACCCCTCAACGAGGGCACGATCACTCTGGAGCGGGTGCCCCAGCCGATTCCGGCGCAGCTCCACCGCAATGACGCGGCGGGCCGGGCGATCGAGCTGGTGCCCTTCCATGCCGGCGAGACCCTGCCGTGGCGTCTGGCGACCCCTCTGGCCCACGCGATTGCCGCTGGATGA
- a CDS encoding bifunctional aminoglycoside phosphotransferase/ATP-binding protein produces the protein MTYREANALITALRRPAAYDHPVGRIVLLETHISWVLLSGPYAYKVKKPVSFGFVDFSTLELRRQFCAEELRLNQRLAPDLYLDVVPILGPVGQARFGPPEALMGPSDAPLEDELDAMIDVAVRMRQFDQDDLLPAALKRGAINGGMIDRLAHDLACFQARAAIAAPSGPYGSFEAVVAPADANIAALMAVEVLIPRLRPLQDWSRTTLAALAPLLPARRQAERIREGHGDLHLGNMALLGGRITVFDALEFNPALRWIDVISDLAFLVMDLHQSGHAGLGWRLLNRWLESSGDYEGLRLWRWYEAYRALVRAKVAVLRATQQGLPPLGDPSTAASVERYLALAEGLMRPTPQALVLTHGVSGSGKSHHSLQVCERLGAIRIRSDVERKRLAGLWGEPRQRHPQASGPLYGAAMSDLLFEQRLPQLAEAVLAGGFTPIVDATFLRRRQRQAWAERARRWGVPLVILEFSAPAELVLQRIAERGRRGDDPSDADAAVVRQQWHTLEPLDSGERSQAVQVDATADPECTTAALRQRLRV, from the coding sequence GTGACCTACCGGGAGGCGAACGCCCTGATCACGGCCCTGCGGCGCCCAGCGGCCTACGACCATCCCGTGGGCCGGATCGTCCTGCTGGAGACCCACATCTCCTGGGTGCTGCTCAGCGGGCCGTACGCCTACAAGGTCAAGAAACCGGTGAGCTTCGGCTTCGTCGATTTCTCCACCCTGGAGCTCCGCCGCCAGTTCTGCGCCGAGGAGCTTCGGCTCAACCAACGGCTCGCGCCCGATCTCTACCTGGACGTGGTGCCGATTCTCGGCCCGGTGGGGCAGGCCCGCTTCGGCCCGCCCGAGGCCCTGATGGGGCCAAGCGACGCTCCCCTCGAAGACGAGCTCGACGCGATGATCGATGTGGCCGTGCGGATGCGCCAGTTCGATCAGGACGACCTGCTGCCGGCCGCCCTGAAACGGGGTGCCATCAATGGCGGGATGATCGATCGGCTGGCCCACGATCTGGCCTGCTTTCAGGCCCGGGCCGCCATCGCCGCTCCGTCAGGCCCCTACGGCAGCTTCGAGGCGGTGGTGGCGCCGGCGGACGCCAACATCGCGGCGCTGATGGCGGTGGAGGTCCTGATCCCCCGATTGCGGCCCCTGCAGGACTGGAGCCGCACCACCCTGGCCGCCCTGGCGCCGCTGCTGCCCGCCCGCCGCCAGGCGGAGCGGATCCGTGAAGGCCACGGCGATCTGCACCTCGGCAACATGGCCCTGCTGGGCGGGCGGATCACCGTGTTCGACGCCCTCGAGTTCAACCCTGCCCTGCGTTGGATCGACGTGATCAGCGATCTGGCCTTCCTGGTGATGGATCTGCACCAGAGCGGCCATGCGGGCCTGGGCTGGCGGCTGCTCAACCGCTGGCTGGAGAGCAGCGGCGACTACGAAGGCCTGCGGCTCTGGCGCTGGTATGAGGCCTACCGCGCCCTGGTGCGGGCCAAGGTGGCGGTGCTGCGCGCCACGCAGCAGGGCCTGCCCCCCCTTGGAGACCCGTCCACAGCGGCCAGCGTGGAGCGCTATCTGGCGTTGGCGGAGGGATTGATGCGGCCGACTCCGCAGGCACTGGTGCTCACCCACGGGGTGTCGGGATCCGGCAAATCCCACCACAGCCTGCAGGTCTGCGAACGGCTGGGGGCGATCCGCATCCGTTCCGACGTGGAACGCAAGCGGCTGGCGGGCCTGTGGGGAGAGCCCCGCCAGCGGCACCCCCAGGCCAGCGGCCCCCTGTACGGAGCCGCCATGTCTGACCTGCTGTTCGAGCAGCGCCTGCCACAGCTGGCCGAAGCGGTGCTGGCTGGTGGGTTCACACCGATCGTGGATGCCACCTTCCTGCGGCGACGTCAGCGGCAGGCCTGGGCGGAGCGGGCGCGGCGCTGGGGCGTGCCCCTGGTGATCCTGGAGTTCAGCGCCCCTGCCGAGCTGGTGCTGCAACGGATCGCCGAGCGAGGCCGCCGGGGGGACGATCCCTCCGACGCCGACGCGGCGGTGGTACGGCAGCAGTGGCACACGCTCGAACCGCTGGATTCCGGGGAGAGGTCCCAGGCTGTGCAGGTCGATGCAACGGCCGACCCGGAATGCACCACCGCCGCCTTGAGGCAACGCCTCAGGGTCTGA
- a CDS encoding Rid family detoxifying hydrolase encodes MSASSPSGAPQLEAVITSDAPAPVGPYNQAVKAGGVLYCSGQIALDPATGAMVGDGDVEAETRQVLANLQAVLAAAGCTPQQVVRTTVFLVDLGDFARVNALYAEVFGAGISPARACVQVAALPKDARVEIDCIAVLA; translated from the coding sequence ATGAGCGCGTCCTCCCCCAGTGGTGCCCCGCAGCTGGAAGCCGTGATCACCAGCGACGCACCGGCCCCGGTGGGTCCCTACAACCAGGCTGTGAAGGCGGGCGGTGTGCTCTATTGCTCCGGCCAGATCGCCCTCGATCCGGCCACCGGCGCCATGGTGGGTGACGGCGACGTGGAAGCCGAGACCCGGCAGGTGCTGGCCAACCTGCAGGCGGTGCTGGCCGCCGCCGGCTGCACGCCCCAGCAGGTGGTGCGCACCACGGTCTTCCTGGTGGATCTGGGGGATTTCGCCCGCGTCAACGCCCTCTACGCCGAGGTGTTCGGCGCCGGCATCTCCCCGGCGCGGGCCTGCGTGCAAGTTGCGGCCCTGCCCAAGGACGCGCGGGTGGAGATCGATTGCATCGCGGTGCTGGCCTGA
- a CDS encoding ABC transporter ATP-binding protein: MPPDLPRRQHVRIEGLWHRYPGTDPEAWTLRGIDLSLAQGELVGLLGPSGCGKTTLLRLIAGFEHPSRGSVAIDGRVVAGPNRWLEPERRGVGMVFQDYALFPHLDAWRNACFGLRRGQDSSRAAWLLELLGLKGLEERYPHELSGGQRQRLALARALAPGPSVVLLDEPFSNLDVEVRLRLRSELPAVLSRCGASGLIVTHDPEEALAICDRVAVLRNGNLDQCASPRDLVQRPATPFVGRFVLQGNLVPARRQGDHLDTALGRLAPLDGQHLQPSQGEVLEALISPEAISLEADGEGDAWVMGREFLGRDWLYQVQQGSGAAAVQLRLRLPLEQEHPRGQRCRLRLRRGEAALLFPERQALVAL; this comes from the coding sequence ATGCCTCCCGATCTGCCGCGGCGCCAGCACGTGCGGATCGAGGGGCTCTGGCACCGCTATCCCGGCACCGACCCCGAAGCCTGGACCCTGCGAGGCATCGATCTCAGCCTGGCCCAGGGTGAGCTGGTGGGCCTGCTGGGCCCCTCCGGCTGCGGCAAGACCACCCTGCTGCGGCTGATCGCCGGCTTCGAGCACCCCAGCCGCGGCAGCGTGGCGATCGACGGCCGGGTGGTGGCGGGGCCGAACCGCTGGCTGGAACCGGAGCGCCGTGGCGTCGGCATGGTGTTCCAGGACTATGCCCTGTTCCCCCATCTCGATGCCTGGCGTAATGCCTGCTTCGGCTTGCGGCGCGGCCAGGACAGCAGCCGAGCGGCCTGGCTGCTGGAACTGCTCGGGCTCAAGGGGCTGGAGGAGCGGTATCCCCACGAGCTCTCGGGAGGCCAGCGCCAGCGCCTGGCCCTGGCCCGTGCCCTGGCGCCAGGGCCCTCAGTGGTGCTGCTGGACGAACCCTTCTCCAACCTGGACGTGGAGGTGCGCCTGCGGCTGCGCAGCGAACTGCCGGCGGTGCTCAGCCGCTGCGGCGCCAGTGGCCTGATCGTGACCCACGACCCGGAAGAGGCCCTGGCGATCTGTGATCGGGTGGCGGTGCTGCGCAACGGCAACCTCGATCAGTGCGCCAGCCCGCGGGATCTGGTGCAGCGGCCTGCCACACCCTTCGTGGGCCGCTTTGTGCTGCAGGGCAACCTGGTGCCGGCCCGGCGGCAGGGCGACCATCTCGACACGGCCCTGGGCCGGCTGGCTCCCCTCGACGGCCAGCATCTCCAGCCCTCCCAGGGCGAGGTGCTCGAAGCCCTGATCAGCCCGGAGGCGATCAGCCTCGAAGCCGATGGGGAGGGTGACGCCTGGGTGATGGGCCGCGAGTTCCTGGGCCGCGACTGGCTGTATCAGGTGCAGCAGGGCTCGGGTGCGGCGGCGGTGCAGCTGCGGCTGCGGCTGCCCCTGGAGCAGGAACATCCCCGCGGGCAACGCTGCCGCCTGCGCCTGCGCCGCGGTGAAGCGGCCCTGTTGTTCCCGGAGCGGCAGGCACTGGTGGCGCTCTGA
- the gloB gene encoding hydroxyacylglutathione hydrolase yields the protein MGPTTPGLETPPRLPAPALEVSLLPVLQDNYVFLLRRGNEAVVVDPAVAEPVIAALEGQGLELVAVLQTHHHSDHIGGTPALLRRWPQAAVIASAADRSRIPFQTRGVRGGDRFELLGTTVQVLEVPGHTRCHLAFHLPKEEQGDPVGGHLFCGDTLFAGGCGRLFEGTPAQMHASLQSLAALPAATRVWCAHEYTEDNLRWAAAEQPGDAAIAARLAQVQNDRRHGIPTIPSTIALERATNLMVRATTAEQLGERRGRKDHWRG from the coding sequence ATGGGACCGACCACGCCGGGACTGGAGACCCCACCGCGCCTTCCAGCGCCTGCTCTGGAGGTTTCGCTGCTGCCGGTGCTGCAGGACAACTACGTGTTTCTGCTGCGCCGTGGCAACGAGGCGGTGGTGGTGGATCCGGCCGTGGCCGAGCCGGTGATTGCCGCCCTGGAGGGCCAGGGGCTGGAGCTGGTGGCGGTGCTCCAGACCCACCATCACAGCGATCACATCGGAGGCACACCGGCGTTGCTGCGGCGCTGGCCGCAGGCGGCCGTGATTGCTTCCGCCGCGGATCGGTCCCGGATTCCCTTCCAGACCCGCGGCGTGCGCGGTGGCGACCGCTTCGAGCTGCTGGGAACAACGGTTCAGGTGCTGGAGGTTCCCGGTCACACCCGCTGCCATCTCGCCTTTCACCTGCCGAAGGAAGAGCAGGGCGATCCGGTCGGCGGCCACCTGTTCTGCGGTGACACCCTGTTTGCCGGCGGCTGCGGGCGACTGTTCGAGGGCACACCAGCCCAGATGCATGCCTCCCTCCAGAGCCTGGCGGCCCTGCCTGCCGCCACCCGGGTCTGGTGCGCCCACGAATACACCGAAGACAACCTGCGCTGGGCCGCGGCCGAGCAGCCCGGCGATGCGGCGATCGCCGCCCGGCTCGCCCAGGTGCAGAACGACCGCCGCCACGGGATCCCCACCATTCCCAGCACGATCGCGCTGGAGCGGGCCACCAACCTGATGGTTCGGGCCACCACGGCCGAGCAGCTGGGCGAGCGCCGCGGCCGCAAGGATCACTGGCGCGGCTGA
- the hisG gene encoding ATP phosphoribosyltransferase, with translation MITVALAKGALLKHSVRRFAAAGLDFSSLLDPDNRQLMVASSCCRARALLVRNGDVPVYVAYGQAQLGVVGYDVLREHQLPVAQLVDLGFGGCRMAVAVKAASGYTRAADLPAHCRIASKFTRCAEDFFAALDLPVEVIHLTGSVELGPITGISEAIVDLVATGRTLQDNGLVAIEDLFHSTARLIGHPLALRLDGGELQTLIDRIASVGQPASRSPQPALAQAG, from the coding sequence ATGATCACCGTCGCCCTGGCCAAAGGAGCTCTGCTCAAGCATTCGGTGCGGCGCTTCGCAGCGGCCGGTCTCGATTTTTCGTCGTTGCTCGATCCCGACAACCGCCAGCTGATGGTGGCGAGCAGCTGTTGCCGCGCCCGCGCCCTGTTGGTGCGCAATGGCGATGTGCCGGTGTATGTGGCCTACGGCCAGGCCCAGCTGGGTGTGGTGGGGTACGACGTGCTGCGCGAGCACCAACTGCCGGTGGCCCAGCTGGTGGATCTCGGCTTCGGCGGCTGCCGCATGGCAGTGGCGGTCAAAGCCGCGAGCGGCTACACCCGGGCGGCGGATCTGCCGGCCCACTGCCGCATCGCCAGCAAGTTCACCCGGTGCGCGGAAGACTTCTTCGCAGCCCTGGATCTGCCGGTGGAGGTGATCCACCTCACCGGATCGGTGGAGCTGGGGCCGATCACCGGAATCTCCGAGGCGATCGTCGATCTGGTGGCCACCGGCCGCACCCTGCAGGACAACGGTCTGGTGGCGATCGAAGATCTGTTCCACAGCACCGCCCGTCTGATCGGCCATCCCCTCGCCCTGCGGCTTGATGGCGGCGAGCTCCAGACCCTGATCGACCGGATCGCCAGCGTGGGACAACCCGCCAGCCGGTCGCC